One window from the genome of Dyella sp. A6 encodes:
- the pstS gene encoding phosphate ABC transporter substrate-binding protein PstS: MTMHVAKRRISKRGVVIAAAAMIAIAGPAVAATTNLVETGSSLLYPLFNLWVPAYTQSHPDVRINTASTGSGTGIAQSIEGIAQFGASDAYLSDMQMKKNPGMLNIPVAISSQMINYNVPGLNDKNLKLDGPVIAGMYDGQIRYWDNAQIKALNPGLPLPHKEIVPIHRADGSGDTFMFTQFLSFSDTGWHNKIGYGTSVSWPSVPSAIGATGNPGMVTAMKNSPYSIAYVGVSFKSETDKAGFGEAMLKNRSGKFVKLDERTVPAAAAAMVPKTPKDERISMIFAPGAESYPIINYEYVIVNSKQSSPETAKVMRDFLNWAVNEKGGNSMQYLKQVNFLPLPPSARALTMKQIAEIH, from the coding sequence ATGACCATGCATGTTGCCAAGCGTCGTATCAGCAAGCGGGGGGTGGTCATTGCCGCCGCGGCGATGATTGCCATTGCCGGCCCGGCCGTCGCCGCCACGACCAACCTGGTGGAGACGGGCTCCAGCCTGCTCTACCCGCTCTTCAACCTGTGGGTCCCTGCCTATACCCAGAGCCACCCGGACGTGCGCATCAACACCGCCTCCACGGGTAGCGGCACGGGTATCGCGCAGTCGATCGAGGGCATAGCCCAGTTCGGCGCGTCCGACGCCTACCTCAGCGACATGCAGATGAAGAAGAACCCGGGGATGCTGAACATTCCGGTCGCCATCTCGTCGCAGATGATCAACTACAACGTCCCGGGTCTGAACGACAAGAACCTGAAGCTGGACGGCCCGGTCATCGCCGGCATGTACGACGGCCAGATCCGCTACTGGGACAACGCCCAGATCAAGGCGCTGAACCCCGGCCTGCCCCTGCCGCACAAGGAAATCGTGCCGATCCACCGCGCTGACGGCAGCGGCGACACCTTCATGTTCACCCAGTTCCTGAGCTTCAGCGACACCGGCTGGCACAACAAGATCGGCTACGGCACGTCCGTCAGCTGGCCGTCCGTGCCCAGCGCGATCGGTGCCACCGGCAACCCGGGCATGGTCACCGCGATGAAGAACAGCCCGTACTCGATCGCCTACGTCGGCGTCAGCTTCAAGAGCGAGACCGACAAGGCCGGCTTCGGCGAAGCGATGCTGAAGAACCGCTCCGGCAAGTTCGTCAAGCTGGACGAGCGGACCGTGCCGGCCGCTGCTGCCGCGATGGTGCCGAAGACCCCGAAGGACGAGCGCATCAGCATGATCTTCGCGCCGGGCGCCGAGTCCTATCCGATCATCAACTACGAGTATGTGATCGTGAACAGCAAGCAGTCCTCGCCGGAAACCGCCAAGGTCATGCGCGACTTCCTGAACTGGGCCGTGAACGAGAAGGGCGGCAACTCCATGCAGTACCTGAAGCAGGTCAACTTCCTGCCGCTGC